Proteins from a genomic interval of Ferrovibrio terrae:
- the ahcY gene encoding adenosylhomocysteinase has protein sequence MSADYIVKDIGLADWGRKELDMAETEMPGLMATRAEFGKAQPLKGARIAGSLHMTIQTGVLIETLKALGADIRWASCNIYSTQDHAAAAIAAAGIPVFAVKGENLEEYWDYTHKIFEWADGGTPNMILDDGGDATLLIHLGMQAEKDASVISKPTNEEETVLYAAIAKKLKASPGWYTKMGTAIKGVTEETTTGVHRLYIMAKEGRLLFPAINVNDSVTKSKFDNLYGCRESLVDGIRRGTDVMMAGKIAVIAGYGDVGKGSAASLRNAGCRVMVTEIDPICALQAAMEGYEVVTMEDAAPKGDIFVTATGNLDVITIDHMRAMKHRAIVCNIGHFDSEIQIGALKNLKWHNVKPQVDEVEFPDKKRIIVLSEGRLVNLGNATGHPSFVMSASFTNQVLAQIELWTNPGKYEKQVYTLPKHLDEKVASLHLEKVGAKLTKLTPVQSKYLGIGEKGPFKPDHYRY, from the coding sequence ATGAGCGCGGATTATATTGTTAAGGACATTGGCCTGGCCGACTGGGGCCGCAAGGAACTGGATATGGCCGAGACCGAAATGCCCGGTCTGATGGCCACCCGCGCCGAATTCGGCAAGGCCCAGCCCCTGAAGGGCGCCCGCATTGCCGGCTCCCTGCATATGACGATCCAGACCGGCGTGCTGATCGAGACCCTGAAGGCTCTCGGCGCCGACATCCGCTGGGCCTCGTGCAATATCTATTCGACCCAGGACCATGCCGCCGCCGCCATTGCCGCCGCCGGCATCCCGGTCTTCGCCGTGAAGGGCGAAAACCTGGAAGAATACTGGGACTACACCCACAAGATCTTCGAATGGGCCGATGGCGGCACCCCGAACATGATCTTGGACGATGGCGGCGACGCCACCCTGCTGATCCATCTGGGCATGCAGGCCGAGAAGGACGCCTCTGTCATCTCGAAGCCGACCAATGAGGAAGAGACCGTCCTCTATGCGGCGATCGCCAAGAAGCTGAAGGCCTCGCCGGGCTGGTATACGAAGATGGGCACCGCCATCAAGGGCGTGACCGAGGAAACCACCACCGGCGTGCATCGCCTGTACATCATGGCAAAGGAAGGCCGCCTGCTCTTCCCGGCCATCAACGTCAACGACAGCGTCACCAAGTCGAAGTTCGACAACCTCTATGGCTGCCGCGAAAGCCTGGTCGACGGCATCCGTCGCGGCACCGACGTGATGATGGCCGGCAAGATCGCCGTGATCGCCGGCTACGGCGACGTCGGCAAGGGTTCGGCCGCCTCGCTGCGCAATGCCGGCTGCCGCGTCATGGTCACCGAGATCGATCCGATCTGCGCACTGCAGGCCGCCATGGAAGGCTATGAGGTCGTGACCATGGAAGATGCCGCGCCGAAGGGCGACATCTTCGTCACCGCCACCGGAAACCTGGACGTCATCACCATCGACCATATGCGTGCGATGAAGCATCGCGCCATCGTCTGCAACATCGGCCACTTCGACTCCGAGATCCAGATCGGCGCGCTGAAGAACCTGAAGTGGCACAATGTGAAGCCCCAGGTGGACGAGGTGGAGTTCCCCGACAAGAAGCGCATTATCGTGCTGTCGGAAGGCCGCCTCGTGAACCTGGGCAACGCCACCGGCCATCCCAGCTTCGTGATGAGCGCCTCCTTCACCAACCAGGTGCTGGCGCAGATCGAGCTCTGGACCAACCCGGGCAAGTACGAGAAGCAGGTCTACACGCTGCCGAAGCATCTGGACGAGAAGGTCGCCAGCCTGCATCTGGAGAAGGTCGGCGCCAAGCTGACCAAGCTGACCCCGGTGCAGTCGAAGTATCTCGGCATTGGCGAAAAGGGCCCGTTCAAGCCTGACCATTACCGCTACTAA
- a CDS encoding PAS domain-containing sensor histidine kinase gives MNEVWGLAALAAAVAGLAGWQALRARGMAERLHRAEAEMAAIAIARDGERKAAGALQQRIDSLTAENEQLHRAETQASVLLDAAPFPIWRRDAEGRLIWVNARYALMAETTAQDAVERGLELASAHDLDQPRDLALAAQAAATLKSQERRFVAEGDRRNYRIFELPVGDGTFGFGQDITPEADARGQLRRHMEAHMEVLRTISTATAIYSPDKKLLIWNRAYARLWQLDEAWLETRPTFGEVLEQLRVERRLPEQIDWQTYKRGQLSLFTTVIERQEELMHLPDGSTLRLVISAYPSGGLLFAYDDVTRQLTLERATNTMIAVQRATLDNLYEAVVVYGSDGRLSLYNRAFAQLWEIDVNLLNRQPHITEVVEAVRPLMQRNPDWGQQRQRLIDSFASRKGTRGRLERGDGTVIDYASVPLPDGAVLYTYLDVSANIRIERALRERNEALERTDRMNAAFIGNITHDLRSPLGTLISMTEVLSQGILGPMNPRQEEYCADIMTTSRDLLKLLDDIITIATIEVGQMALEPAELSLDVLWRDDAAQWREIAERRAISLDLPAHAGTGTIIGDGQRLRQALDSVMAVALDGTPQGGRVALLLSVDDESHLGLRVECHSGGLSPVQPHQFFADLVDAPDRRRMDTDLSLIVARGLFDLHAVRLKLDSSDGTQAVDILLPRYPLPEPGPIAALLARQ, from the coding sequence GTGAACGAGGTCTGGGGGCTTGCAGCACTGGCTGCGGCCGTAGCCGGCCTCGCCGGATGGCAGGCCTTGCGCGCACGCGGCATGGCCGAGCGGCTGCACCGCGCCGAGGCGGAAATGGCCGCGATTGCCATTGCGCGCGATGGCGAACGCAAGGCCGCCGGCGCGCTGCAGCAGCGTATCGACAGCCTGACGGCGGAGAATGAACAACTGCACCGTGCCGAGACGCAGGCCAGCGTGCTGCTGGATGCCGCCCCCTTTCCGATCTGGCGTCGCGATGCCGAGGGTCGCCTGATCTGGGTCAACGCACGCTATGCCCTGATGGCCGAAACCACGGCGCAGGATGCAGTCGAGCGCGGCCTCGAACTGGCCTCAGCGCATGATCTCGATCAGCCGCGCGATCTGGCGCTGGCGGCACAGGCCGCCGCCACGCTGAAGTCGCAGGAGCGTCGCTTCGTCGCCGAAGGCGACCGTCGCAACTACCGTATCTTCGAACTCCCTGTGGGCGATGGCACGTTCGGCTTCGGCCAGGACATCACGCCCGAAGCCGACGCGCGCGGCCAGCTGCGCCGCCATATGGAAGCCCATATGGAAGTGCTGCGCACTATCTCGACCGCCACCGCCATCTACAGCCCCGACAAGAAGCTGCTGATCTGGAATCGCGCCTATGCGCGGTTGTGGCAGCTGGATGAAGCCTGGCTGGAAACCCGGCCCACTTTCGGCGAGGTGCTGGAGCAGTTGCGCGTCGAGCGCCGCCTGCCCGAGCAGATCGACTGGCAGACCTACAAGCGCGGCCAGTTGTCGCTCTTCACCACCGTGATCGAGCGGCAGGAAGAGCTAATGCACCTGCCCGATGGTTCGACCCTGCGGCTGGTGATCAGCGCTTATCCTTCGGGTGGCTTGCTGTTTGCCTATGACGACGTGACGCGACAGCTCACCCTGGAGCGCGCCACCAATACCATGATCGCGGTGCAACGCGCCACGCTGGACAATCTTTACGAAGCCGTCGTGGTGTATGGCTCGGACGGACGGCTGTCACTGTACAACCGCGCCTTCGCCCAGCTGTGGGAAATCGACGTCAACCTGCTGAACCGCCAGCCGCACATCACCGAAGTGGTGGAGGCCGTGCGCCCGCTGATGCAGCGCAACCCCGACTGGGGGCAGCAGCGCCAGCGCCTGATCGACAGCTTCGCCAGCCGCAAGGGCACGCGCGGCCGGCTGGAGCGCGGCGACGGCACCGTGATCGATTATGCCTCTGTGCCGCTGCCCGATGGCGCGGTGCTCTACACCTATCTGGATGTCAGCGCCAATATCCGCATCGAGCGTGCACTGCGTGAACGCAACGAGGCGCTGGAACGCACCGACCGCATGAATGCCGCCTTCATCGGCAACATCACACATGACCTGCGCTCGCCCCTCGGCACGCTGATCAGCATGACAGAGGTGCTGTCGCAGGGCATTCTCGGCCCGATGAACCCGCGTCAGGAGGAATACTGCGCCGACATCATGACGACGTCGCGCGACCTGCTGAAGCTGCTCGACGACATCATCACCATCGCAACCATCGAAGTCGGCCAGATGGCACTGGAGCCTGCGGAGCTGTCGCTCGATGTCCTGTGGCGCGACGATGCTGCGCAGTGGCGCGAGATCGCCGAACGCCGCGCCATCAGCCTCGACCTGCCCGCGCATGCCGGCACCGGCACGATCATCGGCGACGGCCAGCGGCTGCGTCAGGCGCTCGACAGCGTAATGGCCGTCGCCCTGGATGGCACGCCGCAGGGCGGCCGCGTCGCGCTCTTGCTGTCAGTCGATGACGAATCGCATCTCGGCCTCCGCGTCGAATGCCATAGCGGAGGCTTAAGCCCGGTTCAGCCGCACCAGTTCTTCGCCGATCTGGTCGATGCGCCGGACCGGCGGCGCATGGATACCGATCTGTCGCTGATCGTGGCGCGCGGCCTTTTCGACCTGCATGCTGTGCGGCTGAAGCTGGACAGCAGCGACGGCACACAAGCCGTGGATATCCTGCTGCCCCGCTATCCGCTGCCCGAACCGGGCCCGATTGCGGCGCTGCTGGCGCGCCAGTAG
- the tsaE gene encoding tRNA (adenosine(37)-N6)-threonylcarbamoyltransferase complex ATPase subunit type 1 TsaE, with the protein MPMIRRYQLPDEAATAALAVLLADRLQPGDAILLDGALGVGKTCFARALIRHLSGNETEVPSPSFNLVLTYDIPPDRLNGGTLWHFDLYRVSHPRELDELGLDDALRDGITLIEWPDRLGTQAPANALTVALSLLTDAAGPRRAELQGSAAWTTRLSDLPEAFAHDADV; encoded by the coding sequence ATGCCGATGATTCGCCGCTATCAGTTGCCCGACGAAGCGGCGACCGCTGCCCTGGCCGTGCTGCTGGCCGACCGGCTGCAGCCCGGCGACGCAATCCTGCTCGATGGCGCGCTCGGCGTTGGCAAGACCTGCTTCGCGCGCGCCCTGATCCGGCATCTCAGCGGTAATGAGACCGAGGTGCCGAGCCCGAGTTTCAACCTGGTGCTGACCTATGACATTCCGCCAGATCGCTTGAATGGGGGGACCCTGTGGCATTTCGATCTCTACCGCGTCAGCCATCCGCGCGAACTCGATGAACTTGGCCTTGATGACGCCCTGCGCGACGGCATCACGCTGATCGAATGGCCCGACCGGCTGGGCACACAAGCACCCGCCAATGCCCTGACCGTCGCACTGTCACTGCTGACCGATGCCGCAGGGCCACGACGTGCCGAACTGCAGGGTAGCGCGGCCTGGACGACCCGTCTTTCCGATTTACCCGAGGCCTTTGCCCACGATGCCGATGTCTGA
- a CDS encoding aminoglycoside phosphotransferase family protein, with protein MPMSDRAALSHAFLQRAGWGDAVRSTLAGDASFRKYERLNRGGEPAVLMDAPPPQEDVRPFTRIARHLDSLGYSAPRILAEDAEHGFLLLEDLGDDLFARLLKSGGDERMLYAATIDFLLDLHRHPAPTDLAPYDEDRLIDEAELFIDWYLPALTGRDTPANLRQAFRFLWGILAPEVGMDLLPERRVLVLRDFHAENLIWLPQRSGPARLGLLDFQDAVAGHPAYDLVSLLEDARRDVDPDFAEAMLQRYIAGSGVDDADFRRMYAILGAQRNIRILGIFTRLWKRDGKPQYQAFMPRMWGLVERDLAHPALTDLRGWFDAMVPRELRRQPLPGLDKIGLS; from the coding sequence ATGCCGATGTCTGACCGCGCCGCACTCTCTCATGCTTTCCTGCAGCGCGCCGGCTGGGGCGATGCCGTGCGGTCGACGCTCGCAGGTGATGCTTCGTTCCGCAAATACGAACGGCTGAACCGCGGCGGCGAACCGGCCGTGCTGATGGATGCGCCGCCACCGCAGGAAGATGTGCGTCCGTTCACGCGCATCGCCCGCCATCTTGATTCACTTGGCTACAGTGCTCCACGCATTCTGGCCGAGGATGCTGAACACGGTTTCCTGCTGCTGGAAGACCTTGGCGACGACCTGTTCGCGCGGCTGCTGAAATCCGGCGGCGACGAGCGCATGCTGTATGCAGCCACCATCGACTTCCTGCTCGACCTGCATCGGCATCCCGCGCCCACCGATCTGGCACCCTATGACGAAGACCGCCTCATTGATGAGGCCGAACTCTTCATCGACTGGTATCTGCCAGCCCTGACCGGGCGCGATACGCCAGCCAATCTGCGCCAGGCCTTCCGCTTCCTGTGGGGCATCCTGGCGCCGGAAGTCGGCATGGACCTGCTACCGGAACGTCGCGTGCTGGTGTTGCGCGACTTCCATGCCGAGAATCTGATCTGGCTGCCGCAGCGTTCCGGCCCGGCCCGCCTCGGCCTGCTTGATTTCCAGGATGCTGTGGCGGGCCATCCGGCCTATGACCTGGTCTCGCTGCTGGAAGATGCGCGCCGCGATGTCGATCCGGATTTCGCCGAGGCGATGCTGCAGCGCTATATCGCCGGCAGCGGCGTTGACGACGCTGACTTCCGCCGCATGTATGCGATACTGGGCGCACAGCGCAACATCCGCATTCTCGGCATATTTACCCGGCTGTGGAAACGCGACGGCAAGCCGCAGTACCAGGCCTTCATGCCGCGCATGTGGGGTCTGGTCGAGCGCGATCTCGCACATCCGGCATTGACCGACCTGCGCGGCTGGTTCGATGCGATGGTGCCGCGGGAGCTGCGCCGCCAGCCGCTGCCGGGTTTAGACAAGATTGGCTTGTCGTGA
- a CDS encoding nucleotidyltransferase family protein — protein MIVVPHTAMVLAAGLGTRLRPLTDRTPKPLIPVAGRTLLDRCLDRLAEAGVRRAVVNIHWLGGQISEHLKARYDLEIVISDETDLLLETGGGIAKALPLLGDAPFLAVNADLIWRDNETEMSAVRRLASGFDPAAMDGILLLQPREQADGHGGPGDFFLDADGKLQRRGAQATAPYVYTGVQILQPALFRDAPTGAFSLNILYDRTIAAGRLYGIVHRGSWMDVGTHDGLKHAEAMLHGAHD, from the coding sequence GTGATTGTCGTTCCGCATACTGCCATGGTGCTGGCAGCCGGCCTCGGCACGCGGCTGCGGCCGTTGACCGACCGCACACCCAAACCGCTGATTCCGGTGGCTGGCCGCACGCTGCTCGACCGCTGTCTCGACCGGCTGGCGGAAGCCGGCGTGCGGCGCGCGGTCGTCAATATCCACTGGCTTGGCGGCCAGATCAGCGAACACCTGAAAGCGCGGTACGATCTGGAGATCGTCATCTCAGACGAAACCGACCTGCTGCTGGAAACCGGCGGCGGCATTGCCAAGGCCCTGCCGCTGCTGGGCGACGCGCCTTTCCTGGCCGTGAATGCTGACCTGATCTGGCGCGATAATGAAACCGAGATGAGTGCAGTAAGGCGCCTTGCATCTGGCTTCGATCCTGCCGCGATGGACGGGATTCTGCTGCTGCAGCCCCGCGAGCAAGCCGATGGCCATGGCGGGCCCGGCGATTTTTTCCTCGACGCAGACGGAAAATTGCAACGTCGCGGCGCGCAGGCGACGGCACCATATGTCTATACCGGTGTGCAGATCCTGCAACCAGCGTTGTTTCGTGATGCACCGACCGGCGCCTTCTCGCTCAACATTCTCTATGACCGCACGATTGCCGCTGGCCGCCTGTACGGCATTGTGCATCGCGGCAGCTGGATGGATGTCGGCACGCATGACGGCCTGAAACATGCGGAGGCAATGCTGCATGGCGCGCACGACTGA
- the addB gene encoding double-strand break repair protein AddB has protein sequence MARTTDPSVYAIAPGRPFLDLLAHGILQQQGGDPLTLSRVTVLLPTRRACRALAEAFLRQSDGTALLLPVIRPLGDVDEDELELRGKADERSDALPFGTLERSLLLARLVQASPLAGGDSANALRLARELGHLLDAAATEEVGLDRLPDLVPAELAGHWQQTLDFLKIVRETWPAIKAEQGRSDSAEHRQHATQRWIEHWQKTPPTGPVIAAGSTGTIPATARLLKLISRLPQGSIILPGLDRGLDEAAWAAVQDEPTHPQHALARLLDTLGVMRDDVVDWPHSLASAGKSDQGRAGLLTAALLPPAESHRWRDLRGGIAADALAGLQRIDAPGPREEALSIALAMRETLETPGRTAALITPDRMLARRVCLELARYGITVDDSAGMPLIQTAPAVFLRLLAAAVAEDFAAVPLLALLKHPFCRVGMARGDLLRWTRRVERKLLRRSRPAVGLVQLVSDLASKPDLLPPLARLAAIAETMQSEDGQTTTLKTLLQVQVIAAEALTVAPDQPTPLWQQDAGEALHALVVDLLDASDQFGAVTPAEWPRLLDALLEGQVVRPRRPSHSRLAIWGLLEARLQQADRIILGGLNEGTWPPQAKEDPWLSRPMRAALGLSSPEFRLGQTAHDFVQAASGGDVILTRAAKVDGTPTVPARWLLRLEALLDEKDVRWQGSLAPQYLAWAEQLDTPAQSLKFDPPKPAPPVTARPRSLPVTDIETWIRDPYAIYAKRVLGLRRLDPPDQPPDARLRGNVIHAVLEKFQQRHMATLPDDAAALNELFDLGRIEFGTWLEQPDIAALWWPRFERAMRWFLAYERERRSDGFRPALLETKGATELVAPGGAFTLEARADRIDRHDVDGRLAILDYKTGNPPTPKQVNSGLAPQLALEAAIAQAGGFEGLSPAGIAELVYIRLGGGAEPGEAKRIEGTSRTEIPPADDLAREALARLSGWVAWFDDETKPYLSRPRPQFVDYPGDYDHLARVAERAEGTGEGQ, from the coding sequence ATGGCGCGCACGACTGACCCGTCCGTATATGCGATCGCACCCGGCCGGCCGTTCCTCGACCTGTTGGCCCACGGCATCCTGCAGCAGCAGGGCGGCGATCCGCTGACGCTGTCCCGCGTTACCGTGCTGTTGCCGACGCGGCGCGCCTGCCGCGCACTGGCCGAGGCCTTCCTGCGCCAGAGCGACGGTACAGCTTTGCTGCTGCCAGTGATCCGGCCGCTCGGCGATGTCGACGAAGACGAACTGGAGCTGCGCGGCAAGGCCGATGAGCGCAGCGACGCCCTGCCCTTCGGCACGCTGGAGCGCAGCCTGCTGCTGGCGCGCCTGGTACAGGCTTCGCCACTGGCCGGCGGTGACAGCGCCAATGCGCTGCGGCTGGCGCGCGAACTCGGCCACCTGCTCGATGCGGCGGCGACCGAAGAAGTTGGCCTTGATCGCCTGCCTGACCTGGTGCCGGCCGAGCTGGCCGGGCATTGGCAGCAGACGCTGGATTTCCTGAAAATCGTCCGTGAGACATGGCCCGCTATCAAGGCCGAACAGGGCCGCAGCGACAGCGCCGAACACCGCCAGCACGCCACTCAGCGCTGGATCGAGCATTGGCAGAAGACTCCGCCGACTGGCCCGGTCATCGCCGCCGGTTCGACCGGTACGATCCCGGCCACTGCGCGACTGCTCAAACTGATCTCGCGCCTGCCGCAGGGCAGCATCATTCTGCCCGGCCTCGACCGTGGGCTGGACGAGGCCGCCTGGGCAGCCGTGCAGGATGAGCCTACCCATCCACAGCATGCGCTGGCGCGGCTGCTGGATACGCTGGGTGTAATGCGCGATGACGTCGTCGATTGGCCCCATAGCCTGGCATCGGCTGGTAAATCCGATCAGGGCCGCGCCGGATTGCTGACGGCAGCGCTGCTGCCGCCGGCGGAAAGCCATCGCTGGCGCGACCTGCGCGGCGGGATCGCCGCAGACGCACTGGCCGGCCTGCAGCGCATCGACGCCCCGGGTCCGCGCGAGGAAGCGCTCAGCATCGCACTGGCGATGCGCGAGACACTGGAAACACCGGGACGTACCGCCGCCCTGATCACGCCCGACCGCATGCTGGCGCGGCGCGTCTGTCTGGAACTGGCGCGCTACGGCATCACCGTGGACGATTCCGCTGGCATGCCGCTGATCCAGACCGCGCCTGCGGTGTTCCTGCGCCTGCTGGCCGCCGCAGTGGCCGAGGATTTCGCAGCCGTCCCGCTGCTGGCGCTGCTCAAGCACCCTTTCTGCCGGGTTGGCATGGCGCGTGGCGACCTGCTGCGCTGGACGCGCCGCGTGGAGCGGAAACTGCTGCGCAGAAGCCGGCCGGCTGTTGGCCTCGTGCAGCTGGTTTCTGATCTGGCAAGTAAACCTGACCTGCTGCCGCCACTGGCGCGCCTCGCTGCCATCGCCGAAACGATGCAGAGCGAAGACGGTCAGACCACGACGCTGAAAACCTTACTGCAGGTGCAGGTGATAGCGGCCGAAGCGCTGACGGTGGCGCCCGACCAACCGACGCCGCTGTGGCAGCAGGATGCCGGCGAGGCACTGCATGCTCTCGTGGTTGACTTGCTGGATGCGTCAGACCAGTTCGGCGCGGTGACCCCGGCCGAATGGCCGCGTCTGCTGGATGCACTGCTGGAAGGGCAGGTCGTGCGACCACGCCGACCCTCGCATAGCCGGCTGGCCATCTGGGGCCTGCTGGAAGCGCGTCTGCAGCAGGCCGACCGCATCATCCTCGGTGGCCTGAACGAAGGCACCTGGCCGCCGCAGGCCAAAGAAGACCCGTGGCTCAGCCGTCCGATGCGCGCAGCCCTGGGCCTGAGCAGTCCTGAATTCCGTCTGGGCCAGACCGCGCATGATTTCGTGCAGGCGGCCAGCGGCGGCGATGTGATCCTGACGCGGGCAGCGAAAGTGGATGGCACGCCGACCGTGCCGGCCCGTTGGCTGCTGCGGCTGGAGGCCTTGCTGGACGAGAAGGATGTGCGTTGGCAGGGTAGCCTCGCACCACAGTATCTCGCTTGGGCCGAGCAGCTCGATACGCCGGCACAGAGCCTCAAATTCGATCCCCCGAAACCGGCCCCGCCGGTGACGGCGCGGCCGCGTAGCCTGCCAGTCACAGATATCGAAACCTGGATTCGCGATCCTTACGCGATCTATGCCAAGCGCGTGCTGGGCCTGCGCCGGCTCGATCCGCCCGATCAGCCGCCCGATGCCCGGCTGCGCGGCAATGTGATCCATGCCGTGCTGGAGAAATTCCAGCAACGGCATATGGCGACGCTGCCCGACGATGCCGCGGCACTGAACGAACTGTTCGATCTGGGCCGCATCGAATTCGGCACCTGGCTGGAGCAGCCGGATATCGCCGCTTTGTGGTGGCCGCGGTTTGAGCGCGCGATGCGCTGGTTTCTGGCTTACGAGCGCGAACGGCGCAGCGATGGCTTCCGGCCCGCGCTGCTGGAAACCAAGGGCGCGACAGAACTGGTCGCGCCCGGTGGCGCCTTCACTCTGGAAGCGCGCGCCGACCGTATCGACCGGCATGACGTGGACGGCCGGCTGGCCATTCTGGATTACAAGACCGGAAATCCCCCGACGCCAAAACAGGTCAACAGCGGGCTGGCGCCGCAGCTGGCGCTGGAAGCCGCCATCGCACAGGCCGGCGGTTTCGAAGGCCTGTCGCCGGCAGGGATCGCCGAGCTGGTCTATATCCGGCTGGGCGGGGGCGCCGAACCCGGCGAGGCGAAACGCATCGAAGGAACCAGCCGTACCGAGATTCCGCCGGCCGATGATCTGGCACGCGAGGCACTGGCGCGGCTGAGCGGCTGGGTGGCGTGGTTCGACGACGAGACAAAACCCTACCTGTCGCGGCCGCGTCCGCAATTCGTCGACTATCCGGGCGACTACGATCATCTCGCCCGCGTCGCCGAACGCGCCGAAGGCACGGGAGAAGGCCAGTGA